The window CCATTTCTCAGCTGCCTGAGGAGGGCCTCGATTTAACCATGCATTGTGTTAGTTTTAGACTGGCTGGTGCAGCCGAAACCTCGATGGCTTGGTGGCAACGGCTGGCTCTTGGATGGCCCTGAGGAGACATTGCAAGGTACCTACAGGGTGAACCCCCTCTGACATCAGAGCCAGGTCCCCCTGTCTCAGGCTGCCACCAGGAAACTGATGACAGGGGCTGCCTGTGCCCCAGCAGGCTGTCTGTCCCCAGACACTCAGCCCTCTTGGATCCCCCCTCACTGCAGCAcagagggtggtggtgggggcttGGCCAGGCCTTTAGAATCCCCAGAGCCGTGTAGGGCTTGACCCTCCCTGGGAATGGGGCCTCCTTCCTGGTGGAGAATTGAGACGGAGGGGCTCGGGGTTGGTTTTCAGACCCCTAAAATCATAAGAAGGTGTTCACTGCTCCCCAGTGATGAGGCCTCCTTCCTGGGTGTGTGGAGAGCCATCTCCTGGGGGCCCAGAGACTCGTAGCGGTGTGAGAGTGTACATCTGCGTGTGCGCAGCTGTGCTCGTGACTCTGCACACCTCTGGGTGTGTGCCTGTGTCCATTAGGGTGTGCAGCTATGCATGCAACTGTGTGGCTGTTCTTGTGGCTGTGTCTGAATATTTGTGCATCTGTGTGCATGcaaatgtgtgtgaatgtgtgtgcaggATTTGTGTGCCTGTGAACGTGTGTGTGGGTGGCTGCATGTgtagtgtgtatatgtgttttagGGCTCATGGGGTGGTGAAAATACATGTGTGAtatgtgtgagcgtgtgtgtgtgtcaggatAGGTGTGTGTGAGCACATGTACATGTGACTGTAGCATGAGCATATGTGTTTCAGGGTGTGTGGGTGAACATGTATCTATGTCCGTCACTATGCATGTGAGGCCGTGTTTAGGATCATGTGCCTCTGGATGGCCCctttgtgcatgtgtgcgtgtgtgcatgcgcacACGTGTGCCGCTGTGAGACCCAAGGCACAGCATGGAATCTGGGGTGCAGATGAGAGGCAGCCCCTCTGGGTGATGAGCATTCACTGCCCTGCGGGGGACTGCCCCTGAGACCCCGCGTGTGTCCTTCCCACAGCAGAGGCATGCAGCACCACGGAGGATGGGGCCGAGCCACTCCTCTGCCCCTCAGGCTACGAGTGCCACATCCTGAGCCCGGGTGACATGGCCGAGGGCATCCCCAACCGCGGGCAGTGCGTCAAGCAGCGCCGGCAGGCAGGTGAGCGTGGGTGCCCAGCCCTGCTGCAGCTGCCCTCTCCATCTGCCCCCACGGGAGACTGTCCCAGAGAAACCATCGGCTCCTCCTGCCCCGCCCCACCTTTCGGGTTCTTCACCCCTTGCCTGCACGAGACATGGGCCCTTGAGCAGGCAGACTGGCTTCAAACTCCCGTTCTGCCATCTCCTACAGGGCTCACCTTGGGTCACTTGTTTCAAATCTCTTGGCCTCAGTggtcttatctgtaaaatggggctactTTATGTTATTATGGAGATTCACATAAAACATACATGTGAAGCCCGGTGATGACAGGTGCTCCGTAAATGTCGGATATTTCATATGCATCTAGGTAGATCTATGTTTTGAATTGTCCGAGAACCCCTAACTTCCCAGGACCTCTGCTAGGACCATGCAGTGTGACTTCATTAGTCTTCATCTTTGGAGACAGGGCAATAAACAGACCAGCAAAGGGCGTGAATAGCATTGCTTCCGTTTGCATAATTTTCTGTTGGAGGGCAAGAAGGGCTGGTGGTACCTAGATACCTGGGTACACCGCATGTGCCTCCTGCAGGGCGTGAAGTTGAGAGGTTTGCTGTGGAGTTTGGCAGAAATGGGTGGCAAGCAAAGAGTCTGGAACTTCAGGGAGATGTAGGGTAACCTGGTGAAAGCAGAGCTCACTGGAGCCCTGAGCCCACCCAGTCCAGGGCTCGCAGCCCCGCCTCTGCAGCTCTTAGCTCTGCTCACCGAGGACAGTATCCTCGGTTACGATGGAGGATAATTCCAGCCACCCCGTGGGCTGAAAGAACACATCAGTGCGTGATCTGCCAAAGCACTTTCTTCCCCTCATTTGAGAATCTGTCTCCCTGAACTGTTTCCAGAAAGAGATAGGCATTAAGTCAGTTACGCATTTAACATCATTATCattgcaaataataaaattatgagaCATCAGAACTGTCTCGAGAATCCTAGTTCCTGGAATTCTGAGCTTTGAAAAAATTGCCTATAAAAGGATTTGAACCCCCTAGGCATTGGTGTGGTTTTCCCTCCATTTCACGTGCTATTTGGGGCTGTGAGCGGGTTCTCCAGCCAGACGGCCTGCGGTCCGAGGGCCACTTGGTCCCTCACTGCTGTGGGCAGCAAATAGCCTAACCTTTTGGGGcctcattttccttgtctgtaaaatgggctaatcATACTTGAGCTGCTTCACAGACTGGCTGAGGAATCCACATAAACCAGGCCTGTCACTTTGCGAGCACAGAACAGAATCTCTCCCATTTGCATCGTTGTTCATCTCTAGACACCAAAGCACACCGTAGCGGGGTGTGGTCCTTCAGATGCAAAACTCCGAGGGCAGGCCAGCCTGCAGGAACCTGCTGGAGGGTGGAAGGGACAGCCTTTTCCGAACGAGAGTGGTGGGGCAGGTTAGGAGTCCTTTGATGGTGATGTCATTGCTGTAACCAGAGAGGCCAGGCACCGCCTCGCCTCTCATCTTCTGATCGCGCTCATTCAGTTATGTCACTTCCAAGACCAGGGTAAGCCAAACCAGTTCAAACCAGTTCCAGAGGGTCCAAACCAGTTCAAAACAGACCCACTTCAAGGTTGGAGGTTAGCGGAGAGAACAGACGAGTGAATGACTGTGCTTGGGATGCGTGCCGTGGTTTGAGCGCCTCACGGGTGCCCTCCTTAAGCTTTAGTGCAAGCCCGTCAAAGAAGTTGAACCAGGAGGCAGCGGTGTGTCTGATTAAGAATGCAGGCTCAGAACCACtgaactgggttcaaatcctgtgtcTTTCTTCCTGGTGAACTTGGGCAGGTAACCTaacctctcttagcctcagtttcttcctctgtatccTGGAGATAGGGATGGTCACAGTAGTAATTGCCCTGGGGTAGTTATGAGGCTCGAAAGAGAGAACACCCATAAGGTGCTTAGAGGAGCACCAGACGCACAGTAGGTCCTCAATGAATGTGTGCTGCCATCGTGTCTGTCCACGGAAGAGGGAGCACTTGAGATCAGGAACTCGCCCAGACAGTGCCCACGGCTGACCAGGAGCAGAGTGGGAACTCTGAGCCTGTTCACCTGTTCCCGagcctgtgagtgtgtgtgtgacatcCCAGGGGGCTGTCACTTAGcaataatttttgttaattacATGGAAGTTTGGAAACATCTTGAATTCCAGCAAGTTCCCTTGGAGCAGTGGCCTCAGGGAGGAGCACTCTTTTCCCAGGGTAACCAAAGAAGAAGCCTGttatttaagttttgttttttaaattac of the Equus quagga isolate Etosha38 chromosome 13, UCLA_HA_Equagga_1.0, whole genome shotgun sequence genome contains:
- the WFDC1 gene encoding WAP four-disulfide core domain protein 1 isoform X1, which codes for MGRRKGMRKGMWGLCLLLLLLRAASAKNIWKRALHARLAEKSRAEEAGGSRQPRADRCPPPPRSLPPGACQAARCQADSECPRHRRCCYNGCAYACLEAVPPPPVLDWLVQPKPRWLGGNGWLLDGPEETLQAEACSTTEDGAEPLLCPSGYECHILSPGDMAEGIPNRGQCVKQRRQAGERGCPALLQLPSPSAPTGDCPRETIGSSCPAPPFGFFTPCLHETWALEQADWLQTPVLPSPTGLTLGHLFQISWPQWSYL